A section of the Pithys albifrons albifrons isolate INPA30051 chromosome 4, PitAlb_v1, whole genome shotgun sequence genome encodes:
- the COLEC12 gene encoding collectin-12 isoform X1, giving the protein MKDDFAEEEEVQSFGYKRFGIQEGSQCTKCKNNWTLKFSIILLYILCVLLIITVAILGYKVVEKMDNVTGGLETSHRRYTEKLTEVESDLKKLDDQTGQKALNTNTELSSFRSDILALRQQLHDIAEKTTRNKDTLEKLQESGNVLDDRQSQMKSALDSNSFMIISVNKTLQSYTGYINNLQQDTSNIQTSLQNQVHSHNVVIMNLNNLNQTQIQQRNLISVLQKSMEDTSLAILRIKNDFQNLQQVVLQARKDTDWLKEKVQNLQALAANNSALAKANNDTLEDINNQLSSFSGQMENITTIAQANEQNLKDLQEQHKEYENRTAAKFSQLEERFQVFETDIVNIISNISYTAHNLRTLTSNLNEVRTTCTDTLSKHSDELIFMNSTLANIRIDSASLKVQQDLMRSRLDVEVANLSVIMEEMKLVDSKHGQLIKNFTILQGPPGPRGPKGDRGPQGPLGPAGLKGQKGEKGEPGPPGPAGEKGPPGPAGPPGEKGGKGSRGSPGSKGQRGSPGKTGLPGPSGDPGPPGPQGKDGPPGPQGPPGFQGLQGTVGEPGVPGPRGLPGLPGVPGLPGPKGPPGPPGPPGPGMPMALQSEPTSVPEANGCSPHWKNYTEKCYYFSIEREIFEEAKLFCEEKASRLVIINNKEEQQWIKRQIFGKGSFWIGLTDSEKENEWRWLDGSLPVYTNWKTGQPDNWSHGHGPGEDCAGLIYAGLWNDFYCEDVNNFICEKDMDKGQIFGV; this is encoded by the exons gtATTCAAGAGGGGAGTCAATGTACCAAGTGTAAAAATAACTGGACACTGAAGTTTTCCATCATCTTACTATACATTTTATGTGTCTTGTTAATAATCACAGTAGCCATTCTGGGATACAAAG TTGTAGAAAAAATGGACAATGTGACAGGTGGCCTGGAAACATCCCACAGAAGATACACAGAAAAGCTTACAGAAGTGGAGAGTGATCTGAAGAAATTAG ATGACCAAACTGGACAAAAAGCCTTGAATACTAACACTGAACTGTCCAGCTTCAGATCTGACATTCTGGCTCTTCGCCAGCAGCTTCATGACATTGCAGAAAAAACTACAAGAAACAAAGATACACTGGAGAAGTTGCAAGAGTCTGGAAATGTATTAGATGATAGACAGAGCCAAATGAAAAGTGCCTTAGACAGTAACTCTTTCATGATCATCAGTGTCAATAAGACTCTTCAGTCATATACTGGCTATATCAACAATCTTCAACAAGACACAAGTAATATCCAAACAAGCCTGCAAAACCAAGTGCATTCTCATAATGTAGTCATCATGAACCTGAACAACTTAAACCAGACTCAAATACAGCAAAGAAATCTCATCAGTGTCCTGCAGAAGTCAATGGAAGATACAAGCTTGGCTATTCTAAGAATCAAGAATGACTTTCAAAATCTGCAGCAGGTTGTCCTTCAAGCCCGGAAGGACACCGACTGGCTGAAGGAGAAAGTGCAAAATTTACAGGCTTTGGCCGCCAACAATTCAGCATTGGCAAAAGCTAACAATGATACACTTGAAGACATAAACAATCAGCTCAGCTCCTTCAGTGGGCAAATGGAGAACATCACCACAATTGCCCAAGCCAACGAACAAAATCTAAAAGATCTCCAGGAACAGCATAAGGAGTATGAAAACAGAACTGCTGCCAAATTCAGCCAACTAGAAGAAAGGTTCCAGGTCTTTGAAACTGATATAGTCAACATCATTAGCAACATCAGCTACACTGCCCATAATCTGCGGACACTGACTAGCAATCTCAATGAGGTCAGGACAACTTGTACAGACACCTTAAGTAAACATTCAGATGAGCTGATTTTTATGAACAGCACACTAGCCAACATTCGCATAGACTCCGCATCTCTCAAGGTGCAACAGGATTTGATGAGATCAAGGTTAGATGTTGAAGTTGCCAATTTGTCGGTAATCATGGAAGAAATGAAGCTGGTGGATTCCAAACATGGCCAGCTCATCAAGAACTTCACTATCCTGCAAG GCCCTCCTGGTCCAAGGGGACCCAAAGGTGATAGAGGACCTCAGGGTCCTCTTGGCCCCGCTGGCCTAAAAGgacaaaaaggagagaaaggagagcCCGGACCACCAGGACCTGCAGGTGAGAAGGGTCCACCTGGGCCAGCTGGGCCaccaggagaaaaaggagggaaaggttCAAGAGGATCACCTGGCTCTAAAGGTCAGAGAGGCTCTCCTGGCAAGACGGGTCTGCCTGGACCAAGTGGAGACCCAGGGCCGCCAGGCCCACAAGGCAAGGATGGGCCACCTGGGCCTCAGGGCCCACCAGGATTTCAAGGCCTGCAAGGAACTGTGGGAGAGCCAGGAGTGCCAGGACCTCGAGGACTACCGGGACTGCCTGGAGTCCCTGGGCTGCCCGGTCCAAAGGGGCCACCTGGCCCACCAGGGCCACCAGGTCCAGGGATGCCAATGGCACTGCAGAGTGAACCCACGTCAGTACCCGAGGCAAATG GTTGTTCTCCTCATTGGAAGAACTATACGGAAAAGTGCTACTACTTTTCAattgaaagagaaatttttgAAGAGGCCAAGTTATTCTGTGAAGAGAAAGCATCACGCTTGGTTATCATCAACAACAAAGAGGAGCAG CAATGGataaaaaggcagatttttggGAAAGGCAGCTTCTGGATTGGACTAACGgattcagagaaggaaaatgaatgGAGATGGCTGGATGGATCCTTACCAGTTTACAC AAACTGGAAAACTGGGCAGCCTGATAATTGGAGTCACGGGCACGGGCCAGGGGAAGATTGTGCTGGGCTGATCTATGCTGGGCTCTGGAATGATTTCTACTGTGAAGATGTTAACAATTTCATTTGTGAAAAAGACATGGACAAAG GGCAAATATTTGGAGTGTAA
- the COLEC12 gene encoding collectin-12 isoform X2, producing the protein MDNVTGGLETSHRRYTEKLTEVESDLKKLDDQTGQKALNTNTELSSFRSDILALRQQLHDIAEKTTRNKDTLEKLQESGNVLDDRQSQMKSALDSNSFMIISVNKTLQSYTGYINNLQQDTSNIQTSLQNQVHSHNVVIMNLNNLNQTQIQQRNLISVLQKSMEDTSLAILRIKNDFQNLQQVVLQARKDTDWLKEKVQNLQALAANNSALAKANNDTLEDINNQLSSFSGQMENITTIAQANEQNLKDLQEQHKEYENRTAAKFSQLEERFQVFETDIVNIISNISYTAHNLRTLTSNLNEVRTTCTDTLSKHSDELIFMNSTLANIRIDSASLKVQQDLMRSRLDVEVANLSVIMEEMKLVDSKHGQLIKNFTILQGPPGPRGPKGDRGPQGPLGPAGLKGQKGEKGEPGPPGPAGEKGPPGPAGPPGEKGGKGSRGSPGSKGQRGSPGKTGLPGPSGDPGPPGPQGKDGPPGPQGPPGFQGLQGTVGEPGVPGPRGLPGLPGVPGLPGPKGPPGPPGPPGPGMPMALQSEPTSVPEANGCSPHWKNYTEKCYYFSIEREIFEEAKLFCEEKASRLVIINNKEEQQWIKRQIFGKGSFWIGLTDSEKENEWRWLDGSLPVYTNWKTGQPDNWSHGHGPGEDCAGLIYAGLWNDFYCEDVNNFICEKDMDKGQIFGV; encoded by the exons ATGGACAATGTGACAGGTGGCCTGGAAACATCCCACAGAAGATACACAGAAAAGCTTACAGAAGTGGAGAGTGATCTGAAGAAATTAG ATGACCAAACTGGACAAAAAGCCTTGAATACTAACACTGAACTGTCCAGCTTCAGATCTGACATTCTGGCTCTTCGCCAGCAGCTTCATGACATTGCAGAAAAAACTACAAGAAACAAAGATACACTGGAGAAGTTGCAAGAGTCTGGAAATGTATTAGATGATAGACAGAGCCAAATGAAAAGTGCCTTAGACAGTAACTCTTTCATGATCATCAGTGTCAATAAGACTCTTCAGTCATATACTGGCTATATCAACAATCTTCAACAAGACACAAGTAATATCCAAACAAGCCTGCAAAACCAAGTGCATTCTCATAATGTAGTCATCATGAACCTGAACAACTTAAACCAGACTCAAATACAGCAAAGAAATCTCATCAGTGTCCTGCAGAAGTCAATGGAAGATACAAGCTTGGCTATTCTAAGAATCAAGAATGACTTTCAAAATCTGCAGCAGGTTGTCCTTCAAGCCCGGAAGGACACCGACTGGCTGAAGGAGAAAGTGCAAAATTTACAGGCTTTGGCCGCCAACAATTCAGCATTGGCAAAAGCTAACAATGATACACTTGAAGACATAAACAATCAGCTCAGCTCCTTCAGTGGGCAAATGGAGAACATCACCACAATTGCCCAAGCCAACGAACAAAATCTAAAAGATCTCCAGGAACAGCATAAGGAGTATGAAAACAGAACTGCTGCCAAATTCAGCCAACTAGAAGAAAGGTTCCAGGTCTTTGAAACTGATATAGTCAACATCATTAGCAACATCAGCTACACTGCCCATAATCTGCGGACACTGACTAGCAATCTCAATGAGGTCAGGACAACTTGTACAGACACCTTAAGTAAACATTCAGATGAGCTGATTTTTATGAACAGCACACTAGCCAACATTCGCATAGACTCCGCATCTCTCAAGGTGCAACAGGATTTGATGAGATCAAGGTTAGATGTTGAAGTTGCCAATTTGTCGGTAATCATGGAAGAAATGAAGCTGGTGGATTCCAAACATGGCCAGCTCATCAAGAACTTCACTATCCTGCAAG GCCCTCCTGGTCCAAGGGGACCCAAAGGTGATAGAGGACCTCAGGGTCCTCTTGGCCCCGCTGGCCTAAAAGgacaaaaaggagagaaaggagagcCCGGACCACCAGGACCTGCAGGTGAGAAGGGTCCACCTGGGCCAGCTGGGCCaccaggagaaaaaggagggaaaggttCAAGAGGATCACCTGGCTCTAAAGGTCAGAGAGGCTCTCCTGGCAAGACGGGTCTGCCTGGACCAAGTGGAGACCCAGGGCCGCCAGGCCCACAAGGCAAGGATGGGCCACCTGGGCCTCAGGGCCCACCAGGATTTCAAGGCCTGCAAGGAACTGTGGGAGAGCCAGGAGTGCCAGGACCTCGAGGACTACCGGGACTGCCTGGAGTCCCTGGGCTGCCCGGTCCAAAGGGGCCACCTGGCCCACCAGGGCCACCAGGTCCAGGGATGCCAATGGCACTGCAGAGTGAACCCACGTCAGTACCCGAGGCAAATG GTTGTTCTCCTCATTGGAAGAACTATACGGAAAAGTGCTACTACTTTTCAattgaaagagaaatttttgAAGAGGCCAAGTTATTCTGTGAAGAGAAAGCATCACGCTTGGTTATCATCAACAACAAAGAGGAGCAG CAATGGataaaaaggcagatttttggGAAAGGCAGCTTCTGGATTGGACTAACGgattcagagaaggaaaatgaatgGAGATGGCTGGATGGATCCTTACCAGTTTACAC AAACTGGAAAACTGGGCAGCCTGATAATTGGAGTCACGGGCACGGGCCAGGGGAAGATTGTGCTGGGCTGATCTATGCTGGGCTCTGGAATGATTTCTACTGTGAAGATGTTAACAATTTCATTTGTGAAAAAGACATGGACAAAG GGCAAATATTTGGAGTGTAA